A window of the Callospermophilus lateralis isolate mCalLat2 chromosome 7, mCalLat2.hap1, whole genome shotgun sequence genome harbors these coding sequences:
- the LOC143402933 gene encoding olfactory receptor 10T2: MRGFNTTTVVTHFVLVGFSSLGELQLLLFVLFLLLYLTILVANVTIMAVICVSRTLHSPMYGFLFILSFSESCYTLVIIPQLLAHLLSATKSISFVACATQLFFFLGFACTNCFLIAVMGYDRYVAICHPLRYLLIMNKRLGLGLVSLSGVTGFFIALVATNLIWDMPFCGPNRVNHYFCDMAPMIKLACTDTQVKELALFSLSILVILVPFLLILISYGFIVNTILKIPSADGKRKAFATCVSHLTVVFVHYGCASIIYLRPKSKSASDKDQLVAVSYTVVTPLLNPLVYSLRNQEVKSALKRVMTMPKATKMS, translated from the coding sequence ATGCGAGGTTTCAACACAACCACGGTGGTGACCCACTTTGTCCTGGTGGGCTTCTCCAGCCTTGGGGAGCTGCAGCTGCTGCTCTTTGTCCTCTTCCTGCTCCTGTACTTAACCATCCTGGTGGCCAATGTGACCATCATGGCCGTCATCTGCGTCAGCCGGACTCTTCACTCTCCCATGTATGGTTTCCTCTTCATCCTTTCGTTTTCTGAATCCTGCTACACTTTGGTCATCATCCCTCAGCTGCTGGCCCACCTGCTCTCAGCCACCAAGTCCATCTCCTTTGTGGCCTGTGCCACCCAGCTCTTCTTCTTCCTTGGCTTTGCCTGTACCAATTGCTTTCTCATCGCTGTGATGGGATACGATCGCTACGTGGCCATCTGTCACCCCCTGAGGTACTTGCTCATCATGAACAAAAGGCTAGGACTGGGCTTGGTTTCTCTATCAGGAGTCACTGGCTTTTTTATTGCTTTGGTGGCCACGAACCTCATTTGGGACATGCCTTTTTGTGGTCCCAACAGGGTCAACCACTATTTCTGTGACATGGCACCCATGATCAAATTAGCCTGCACTGACACCCAGGTCAAAGAGCTGGCTCTCTTCAGCCTCAGCATCCTGGTGATCCTGGTGCCTTTTCTGCTAATTCTCATATCCTATGGGTTCATAGTTAACACCATCCTCAAAATTCCCTCCGCCGACGGCAAGAGAAAGGCCTTTGCCACGTGTGTGTCCCACCTCACGGTGGTCTTTGTCCACTATGGCTGTGCATCCATCATCTACCTCCGGCCCAAGTCCAAGTCAGCCTCAGACAAGGATCAGCTGGTGGCCGTGAGCTACACAGTGGTGACGCCCTTGCTTAATCCTCTTGTCTACAGTCTGAGGAACCAGGAAGTAAAGAGTGCCCTGAAAAGAGTTATGACAATGCCTAAAGCTACCAAGATGAGCTAA